One Phaseolus vulgaris cultivar G19833 chromosome 2, P. vulgaris v2.0, whole genome shotgun sequence DNA window includes the following coding sequences:
- the LOC137811949 gene encoding (3S,6E)-nerolidol synthase 1-like, whose translation MAFVHSIFASPNHPIFSPNILAVKLTPEHAHCSKSHNIHIPKSGKVRDDLQIRHAKALEEVKQGLLGNARKSADHGLFMVDSIQRLGIEHHFEEEIEAILKRKQLMLRVNSHKGNDYQELSEVALQFRLLRQEGYYIHADIFDKFLDNKGKLKFTFCEDINGLVALFEASQLSIEGEDNLHEAEESSRQYLNMWLSRFHDHPQVKVVADSLRYPFHKSLPRFISINSLQSQKTEWTSSLKELSRIDADMISSLHLKEIFAVSKWWKELGLANGLTFARDEPIKWYMWPMECLPDPRLSEARIEITKPISLVYILDDIFDFCANIDELILFTEAVKRWDMAAMEQLPEYMKGSFLALYSITNEFAFKVNIKHGWNPISTLVKSWVGLLNAFLEEARWFGSGYVPKAEEYLKNGIVSTGVHLILVHSFFLIGEGITEETVTLLDELPTLISTTATILRLCDDLEGDQDVNGDGNDGSYLKCYMREHPEVSIEEAREHVSELISKAWKNLNQECLTDANPFPSSFTKVCLNAARMVPLMYSYDKNTPSKLEEYVKSLLLCAKSPQDHTIVS comes from the exons ATGGCTTTCGTTCACTCTATCTTTGCTTCACCAAATCACCCTATATTTTCTCCAAACATTCTGGCTGTAAAGCTCACCCCCGAGCATGCCCACTGTAGTAAAAGCCATAATATCCATATTCCTAAAAGTGGAAAAGTTAGG GATGATCTTCAAATAAGACATGCTAAAGCATTGGAGGAAGTTAAGCAGGGACTTCTTGGCAACGCAAGAAAAAGTGCAGACCATGGTTTATTTATGGTGGACTCCATCCAAAGATTAGGCATTGAGCACCACTTTGAAGAGGAAATTGAAGCAATTCTTAAAAGGAAGCAGCTGATGCTTAGAGTTAACAGCCATAAGGGAAATGACTATCAAGAACTGTCAGAAGTCGCACTTCAATTTCGTCTGTTAAGACAAGAGGGGTATTACATCCATGCAG ATATATTTGATAAGTTCTTGGACAATAAAGGCAAGCTCAAATTTACATTCTGTGAGGACATCAATGGGTTAGTTGCGTTGTTTGAAGCCTCTCAATTAAGCATAGAAGGAGAAGATAATCTTCATGAGGCAGAGGAATCTAGTCGCCAGTATCTAAATATGTGGTTGTCTAGATTTCATGACCATCCTCAAGTCAAAGTTGTGGCTGATTCATTAAGATATCCTTTTCATAAAAGCTTGCCAAGGTTCATATCGATAAACTCTTTGCAATCACAGAAGACAGAATGGACAAGCTCTTTAAAAGAATTATCCAGAATAGACGCTGACATGATCAGCTCTTTGCATCTGAAGGAGATTTTTGCAGTATCCAA ATGGTGGAAAGAGCTAGGTCTGGCAAATGGGTTAACGTTCGCGAGAGACGAACCAATCAAATGGTACATGTGGCCCATGGAATGCCTCCCAGACCCACGATTGTCAGAAGCAAGGATTGAGATCACAAAACCAATCTCCCTGGTTTACATCCTCGATGATATATTTGATTTTTGTGCAAATATTGATGAACTTATTCTCTTTACAGAAGCTGTCAAGAG GTGGGACATGGCAGCCATGGAGCAATTACCTGAGTACATGAAAGGGAGTTTTTTGGCTCTATATAGCATAACTAATGAATTTGCTTTCAAGGTCAACATCAAACACGGATGGAACCCTATATCAACCTTAGTCAAATCG TGGGTAGGGCTCTTGAATGCTTTTCTGGAAGAAGCAAGATGGTTTGGATCAGGGTACGTGCCGAAGGCAGAGGAGTACTTGAAGAACGGAATAGTGAGCACTGGGGTGCATTTGATCCTTGTGCACTCTTTCTTTCTCATAGGTGAGGGTATAACGGAGGAAACAGTTACTCTATTGGATGAGCTCCCAACTCTGATATCTACAACAGCCACTATTCTAAGGTTGTGTGATGACCTGGAAGGAGATCAG GATGTTAACGGTGATGGCAATGATGGGTCGTATTTGAAGTGCTACATGAGGGAGCACCCAGAAGTTTCCATTGAAGAAGCACGGGAGCATGTCAGTGAATTGATTTCAAAAGCATGGAAAAATCTGAACCAAGAATGTCTTACAGATGCAAATCCGTTTCCATCTTCCTTCACCAAAGTTTGCCTCAATGCTGCTCGGATGGTACCTCTCATGTACAGTTATGACAAAAATACTCCATCCAAGCTAGAAGAGTATGTTAAATCTTTGCTTTTATGTGCAAAGAGTCCACAAGATCACACTATTGTTtcataa